A section of the Oryza sativa Japonica Group chromosome 1, ASM3414082v1 genome encodes:
- the LOC4327404 gene encoding uncharacterized protein — MAAAEVYSPTAAAAAQQQQRGKVAAQAWQAVVGWIGFLLQVLLQILRGTPSCAQLLSFVGFRYPLLSGPADSEQSPSVAFMPLRSEIPADTAPAPTPPPESLQRLTVVLDLDETLVSAYESSSLPAIVRTQAVEAGLHCFDMECISTEKDVEGRNKVNHVTVFERPGLHEFLQKTSEFADLILFTAGLEGYARPLVDRIDVHNRFKLRLYRPSTVTTEYREHVKDLSCVSKDFCRVVIVDNNPFSFILQPLNGIPCVPFSAGQHNDNQLMEVIFPLLKHLSIQRDVRPALYERFHMPEWFQKHGIPQTDQAV, encoded by the exons atggcggcggcggaggtgtactcgccgacggcggcggcggcggcgcagcagcagcagcgggggaaggtggcggcgcaggcGTGGCAGGCGGTGGTGGGGTGGATCGGGTTCCTCCTCCAGGTCCTGCTCCAGATCCTCCGGGGCACCCCATCCTGCGCCCAGCTCCTCTCCTTCGTCGGGTTCCGCTACCCGCTCCTCTCCGGGCCGGCCGACTCCGAGCAGTCGCCGTCGGTGGCCTTCATGCCGCTCCGCTCCGAGATCCCGGCCGACACGGCCCCTGCGCCGACGCCCCCGCCGGAATCCCTGCAGCGCCTCACG GTTGTGCTTGATTTGGATGAAACTTTAGTTTCTGCATATGAATCATCCAGTCTTCCAGCTATTGTACGCACCCAAGCTGTTGAAGCTGGATTACATTGCTTTGACATGGAGTGCATATCCACTGAGAAG GATGTTGAAGGGAGAAACAAAGTGAATCATGTCACCGTTTTTGAACGTCCTGGTTTGCACGAGTTCTTGCAGAAAACTAGTGAATTTGCAGATCTTATTCTCTTTACAGCAGGTTTGGAAG GTTATGCAAGACCTTTAGTTGACAGAATAGATGTCCATAATAGATTCAAACTCCGTCTATATCGTCCATCAACTGTTACTAC GGAATACAGAGAACATGTCAAAGATCTTTCTTGCGTGTCAAAAGATTTCTGCAGAGTTGTCATTGTTGACAACAACCCATTCAGTTTCATATTGCAACCTTTGAATGGAATACCCTGTGTTCCATTTTCAGCTGGACAACATAATGATAATCAG CTCATGGAAGTTATATTTCCACTTCTGAAGCATCTCTCTATCCAGAGAGATGTTAGACCAGCACTATACGAAAGATTTCATATGCCTGAATGGTTCCAAAAACATGGCATCCCCCAAACTGATCAGGCAGTGTAA
- the LOC4327403 gene encoding pentatricopeptide repeat-containing protein At5g39980, chloroplastic produces the protein MPPTAAVAVAVAAATALPSPSSSSSHRRLPATAKSVWVNPSLPSSQPFHRRKPAEPQHQRQDHVPDLPALLAALSAARTASDLAAAVSPHRPVSPRLLGTLLSRLPDARRGVALLDLLAPDLPASALLIPYNLLLRSACRAGMLRLASGLLLEMRDRGVAPDAFSYSTLLAALTRAGHLDHALTFLPLMEDDAVAPDLVLFSNLIHLALRGGDAPKALALFSRLRGAAGIKPDLKAYNAAIAAYCKSDLLRDANRLLLHDMPSDGVAPDAESYSPILAALARRGRHLAAVSLFTHMRAVARVKPDLSVFNIVLNAYGQLDLAREADRLFWSMRRAGVAPSVVTYNTMLRVYGDAGLFGEAVHLFGLMRSAASDGSDRGGSVIKPNVVTYNTMIAIYGKSLEDEKAGSLVQDMQANGIQPNAITYSTILSIWVKAGKLDRAGKLFEKLREAGTEIDPVLYQTMVVAYERAGLVSQSKRLLHDLKDSEDVPKETAIKILANAGRVEEAAWLFRRAADAGDVRDTSVYRMMIDLFAKSRRHRSVIEVFDEMRKAGSLPDSETIAITMNAHGKLKEFDKAAALYRAMREEGCVFSDRVHFQMVSLLGAQKDFDALEALLGELSDDPSIDKRELYLVAAGVYERACKFDESSQIISQIRSPNAIGVQKFR, from the coding sequence atgccgccgaccgccgccgtcgccgtcgccgtggccgcggccaccgcgctcccttctccctcctcctcctcctcccaccgccgcctccccgccacCGCAAAATCCGTCTGGGTAAACCCCAGCCTCCCGAGCTCCCAGCCCTTCCATCGCCGGAAACCCGCCGAGCCCCAGCACCAGCGCCAGGACCACGTGCCCGACCTCCCCGCGCTCCTCGCGgccctctccgccgcgcgcACGGCCTCCGACCTGGCCGCCGCGGTCTCCCCGCACCGCCCCGTCTCCCCGCGCCTCCTCGGCacgctcctctcccgcctccccgacgcgcgccgcggcgtcgcgctCCTCGACCTCCTCGCGCCAGACCTCCCCGCCTCCGCGCTCCTCATCCCGTACAACCTCCTGCTCCGCTCCGCGTGCCGCGCCGGGATGCTCCGCCTCGCCTCCGGCCTCCTCCTGGAGATGCGGGACAGAGGGGTCGCCCCCGACGCGTTCTCGTACTCCACGCTCCTCGCGGCGCTCACCCGCGCGGGCCACCTCGACCACGCGCTCACCTTCCTGCCGCTCATGGAGGACGACGCCGTAGCGCCCGACCTCGTGCTCTTCTCCAACCTCATCCACCTCGCCCTCCGCGGGGGCGACGCGCCCAAGGCGCTCGCGCTCTTCTCCCGCCTTCGGGGCGCCGCCGGGATCAAGCCCGACCTCAAGGCCTAcaacgccgccatcgccgcgtaCTGCAAGTCCGACCTGCTCCGGGACGCCAACCGGCTCCTCCTCCACGACATGCCCTCCGACGGCGTCGCGCCCGACGCGGAGTCGTACTCCCCCATCCTCGCCGCGCTGGCGCGCCGCGGGCGGCACCTCGCGGCCGTGTCGCTCTTCACGCACATGCGCGCCGTGGCTCGCGTCAAGCCCGACCTGTCCGTGTTCAACATCGTGCTCAACGCGTACGGGCAGCTCGACCTCGCGCGGGAGGCGGACCGGCTGTTCTGGTCCATGCGCCGTGCTGGTGTCGCCCCGAGCGTGGTCACCTACAACACCATGCTCCGCGTGTACGGCGACGCCGGGCTGTTCGGGGAGGCGGTCCACCTGTTCGGCCTCATGCGTAGCGCCGCCTCCGATGGCAGCGACCGCGGTGGCAGCGTCATCAAGCCGAACGTGGTGACGTACAACACCATGATCGCCATCTACGGCAAGTCGCTGGAGGACGAGAAAGCCGGGAGCCTGGTGCAGGACATGCAGGCCAATGGCATCCAGCCCAATGCCATCACCTACTCAACCATCCTGTCCATATGGGTGAAGGCCGGGAAGCTCGACCGTGCCGGGAAGCTGTTCGAGAAGCTCCGGGAAGCCGGCACGGAGATCGACCCGGTGCTTTACCAGACGATGGTCGTGGCCTACGAGCGTGCCGGGCTTGTTTCACAATCCAAGCGCCTGTTGCATGACCTCAAAGACTCAGAGGACGTCCCCAAGGAGACAGCCATCAAAATCTTGGCGAATGCCGGCCGAGTGGAGGAGGCCGCATGGCTGTTCCGCCGTGcagccgacgccggcgacgtcAGGGACACATCGGTGTACCGAATGATGATTGACTTGTTCGCAAAGAGCCGGAGGCACCGGAGTGTGAtcgaggtgttcgacgaaatgagGAAGGCGGGGTCTTTGCCGGACTCGGAGACGATCGCCATCACGATGAATGCTCATGGTAAGCTGAAGGAGTTCgacaaggcggcggcgctgtacCGGGCGATGAGGGAGGAAGGATGCGTCTTCTCAGACAGGGTGCACTTCCAGATGGTCAGCCTGCTCGGCGCCCAGAAGGACTTCGACGCGCTGGAGGCACTGCTCGGTGAGCTTAGCGATGACCCGAGCATCGACAAGAGGGAGCTTTACCTTGTGGCTGCCGGCGTGTACGAGAGAGCATGCAAGTTTGATGAGTCGTCACAGATTATCAGCCAGATAAGAAGCCCCAACGCCATTGGTGTCCAGAAGTTCAGATGA
- the LOC4327402 gene encoding uncharacterized protein, protein MAAPGLDEVMAFLTDHGFAGAASALRDDVLARAASAAGDAGSDSDAALDPQLPPLRLPASTSGGGGAPAAPPASPGSSSDSASSSAFVSMRSSPSGMLNPYGVWSPRHSDTSSSEMEFGTARQYDATDFFFQEGWLYDDHLFHSKSELDDDNGEDKEEDKFVLGVHDGSGRIEMGVLSAGDDHRHEHVGNDGCEGCAEVYTCSSPLCGCCGEGLKNGGLEVVKDSSSTVYGRYQIIDDQTEILDECGMDGFQLKHPADVVLECHLPRDSGEGDERSELSVVEKELQMLSSFGTRVDADAFTSPGLVHDITDNAKLDDSIEKNMKNSSDKYLKEGYSIEPFPESSVDDTFEFGDIGPLNTDAQNSTAAKAEEENPETNVDLALANFHREYEVFELRIVHRKNRTGFEVSKDFPIVINSVIAGRYYVTEYLGSAAFSKVVQAHDLQTGTDVCLKIIKNDKDFFDQSLDEIKLLKFVNKYDPLDEYHVLRLYDYFYHQEHLFIVTELLRANLYEFQKYNQESGGEAYFTLPRIQAIARQCLEALVYLHHLRIIHCDLKPENILIKSYSRCEIKVIDLGSSCFLTDNLCLYVQSRSYRAPEVILGLPYDQRIDIWSLGCILAELYTGEVLFPNEPVPIMLAQMIGIIGPIDMEMLALGEETQKYFTDDYDLFTKNEETDQFEYLIPEKSSLQHHLQCPDSEFVDFLSYLLQINPRRRPTASEALQHQWLSFAY, encoded by the exons ATGGCGGCGCCGGGCCTGGACGAGGTCATGGCGTTCCTCACCGACCACGGGttcgcgggcgccgcctccgcgctccGCGACGACGTCCTCGCccgcgccgcgtccgccgccgggGACGCCGGCTCCGATTCCGATGCCGCATTAGATCCCCAGCTCCCGCCCCTCCGGTTGCCGGCGTCCACGTCCGGAGGCggtggggcgccggcggcgccgcctgcaAGCCCTGGCTCCAGCTCTGACTCGGCGTCGTCCTCTGCCTTCGTCAGCATGCGCTCCTCGCCCTCAG GGATGCTGAATCCATATGGAGTCTGGTCGCCGCGGCACTCGGACACGTCGTCATCGGAGATGGAGTTTGGCACAGCGCGTCAGTACGACGCCACCGACTTCTTTTTCCAAGAAGGTTGGCTTTACGACGACCATCTCTTCCATAGCAAGTCGGAGCTGGACGACGACAATGGAGAAGACAAAGAGGAGGACAAGTTTGTTCTTGGTGTCCACGATGGCTCAGGGAGGATAGAGATGGGAGTGCTTAGTGCCGGTGATGACCACCGTCATGAACATGTTGGCAATGACGGCTGTGAGGGATGTGCTGAGGTGTACACATGTTCATCACCGCTCTGCGGATGCTGTGGTGAGGGACTGAAGAACGGGGGGCTAGAGGTGGTGAAGGATTCTAGCTCCACTGTCTATGGGAGGTACCAGATCATTGATGACCAGACAGAGATACTTGATGAGTGTGGCATGGATGGGTTTCAGTTGAAGCACCCTGCGGATGTTGTGCTTGAGTGTCATTTGCCAAGAGATTCTGGGGAAGGAGATGAGCGATCGGAGCTGAGTGTAGTGGAGAAGGAGCTTCAAATGCTCAGTTCATTTGGTACTAGGGTTGATGCAGATGCTTTTACAA GTCCTGGACTTGTACACGATATCACAGACAATGCCAAACTGGATGATAGCATTGAAAAGAATATGAAAAACAGTAGCGACAAATATCTGAAGGAAGGTTATAGCATAGAGCCTTTCCCTGAGAGTTCTGTTGATGATACCTTTGAGTTTGGAGATATTGGACCATTGAATACTGATGCGCAAAACTCAACTGCTGCTAAAGCTGAGGAAGAAAATCCAGAGACAAATGTTGATCTCGCTCTCGCTAATTTCCATCGAGAATATGAGGTATTTGAACTGAGAATTGTCCACCGCAAGAACAG GACCGGCTTTGAAGTAAGCAAAGATTTCCCCATTGTCATAAATTCAGTTATAGCAGGAAGATATTATGTCACTGAATACCTTGGCTCAGCTGCATTCAGTAAAGTTGTGCAAGCACATGATCTTCAGACAGGAACTGATGTTTGccttaaaataattaaaaatgatAAGGATTTCTTTGATCAGAGTCTGGATGAGATCAAGCTTCTGAAGTTTGTGAACAAATACGATCCATTAGATGAGTATCATGTGTTGCGTCTCTATGACTATTTTTATCATCAG GAACACCTTTTTATTGTCACTGAATTACTGCGAGCAAATCTATATGAGTTCCAGAAATATAATCAGGAATCTGGTGGTGAAGCATACTTCACATTGCCTAGAATACAG GCAATAGCTCGGCAATGTTTAGAAGCCTTGGTATATTTGCATCATTTAAGGATCATTCATTGTGACCTGAAGCCTGAAAACATCCTTATCAAGAGCTACAGCAGATGTGAAATTAAGGTTATCGATCTTGGAAGTAGTTGCTTCTTGACAGACAACTTATGTCTCTATGTACAATCACGGTCATATCGAGCTCCTGAGGTCATTCTGGGGCTTCCTTATGATCAGAGGATTGATATTTGGTCTCTTGGTTGCATCCTTGCGGAACTCTACACTGGTGAG GTACTATTTCCTAATGAACCAGTGCCCATAATGCTTGCTCAAATGATTGGGATAATTGGCCCAATTGACATGGAAATGCTTGCCCTGGGAGAGGAGACGCAAAAGTATTTCACTGATGATTACGACCTTTTCACCAAGAATGAG GAAACAGATCAATTCGAGTATTTGATCCCAGAAAAGTCTTCTCTGCAGCATCACTTACAATGCCCTGATTCAGAGTTTGTTGATTTTCTATCCTATTTGCTGCAAATAAACCCCAGGAGAAGACCAACGGCAAGTGAAGCGCTACAACATCAATGGCTTTCATTTGCATACTAA